In a genomic window of Platichthys flesus chromosome 24, fPlaFle2.1, whole genome shotgun sequence:
- the LOC133949660 gene encoding Fc receptor-like protein 5, with the protein MGQTCEVKLLLLISSLCCSTNPAVVTLSPSSSQFFRRDFVSFTCEDDHSSAGWTLRRNTSRGTRKECEDWGRQVASSCVIDTAVLMDSGVYWCESTEGGASNYVSIIVTDDTVILQSPVLPQEAGEDVTLICKTKTPPFNLSADFYKDGTFVRTTPTGHMTIHLVSKSDEGAYKCDIRGRGESPPAWLFVTGREVKGGVVLLEPSLTLLVIIHIVVSSPYVLSTLLLVSICRQRPTEKAPPVSLTAPPPGEDEEGLEYDNVDADVTTEHRF; encoded by the exons ATGGGACAAACATGTGAGGTGAAGCTGCTCT tgctgATCTCATCGCTCTGCTGCAGCACGAACCCAG CTGTAGTGACTCTGAGTCCCAGCAGCTCTCAGTTCTTCAGAAGGGACTTCGTCTCTTTTACCTGTGAGGACGACCACAGCTCAGCTGGATGGACGCTGAGGAGGAACACGAGCAGAGGCACCAGGAAGGAGTGTGAAGACTGGGGGAGACAAGTTGCTTCTTCCTGTGTCATCGACACTGCCGTCCTAATGGACAGTGGAGTTTACTGGTGTGAGTCCACAGAGGGAGGAGCAAGTAACTACGTTAGCATCATTGTGACTG ATGATACAGTGATCCTGCAGAGTCCCGTCCTCCCGCAGGAGGCGGGAGAGGACGTCACTCTGATCTGTAAAACTAAGACGCCGCCCTTCAACCTCTCGGCTGATTTCTATAAAGATGGCACTTTTGTCAGGACGACGcccacaggtcacatgaccatccACCTTGTCTCCAAGTCTGATGAAGGAGCCTACAAGTGTGACATCAGAGGCCGGGGAGAGTCTCCACCCGCCTGGCTGTTTGTCACAGGTcgggaggtcaaag gtggAGTCGTCCTCTTGGAACCCTCCCTCACCTTGTTAGTCATCATCCACATCGTGGTCAGCTCGCCATACGTCCtctccacactgctcctggTGTCCATTTGCCGACAGAGGCCCACAG AAAAGGCCCCGCCTGTTTCCCTGACAGCGCCCCCACCTGGCGAGGATGAGGAAGGATTGGAGTACGACAATGTTGATGCTGACGTCACCACCGAGCATCGCTTCTGA
- the LOC133949670 gene encoding coxsackievirus and adenovirus receptor-like isoform X4 yields MLLEEVSFLLLLCLSAAADQTTVKPGDDATLQCHCPNDAVVTLLEWTRLEQKSDSYVFFYRNNRLYEDYQDPSFRGRVELRDPEMKDGDVSVTLKNVTVNDTGTYKCQIISKTENGKVTKFSSLVSLNVTDSGPSDPLAEGNKDEGNKDEGNNVKSVVVLM; encoded by the exons ATGTTGCTGGAGGAAGTTTCGTTcttgctgctcctctgtctctctgcagctgcag atcaAACAACTGTGAAGCCTGGAGACGATGCCACTCTTCAGTGTCACTGTCCCAATGATGCTGTCGTCACGCTGTTAGAGTGGACCAGACTGGAGCAGAAGTCAGATAGTTACGTGTTCTTCTACCGGAACAACCGGTTGTACGAAGATTATCAGGATCCGTCTTTTCGAGGTCGAGTTGAGCTGAGAGATCCAGAGATGAAGGACGGAGACGTGTCTGTGACTTTGAAGAACGTCACCGTCAATGATACTGGAACGTACAAGTGTCAAATTATCAGCAAAACAGAGAATGGCAAAGTAACTAAGTTCAGCAGCCTCGTCAGCCTGAATGTCACAGACTCAG GCCCCTCAGATCCACTGGCTGAAGGAAACAAGGATGAAGGAAACAAGGATGAAGGAAACAATG TGaagtctgtggttgtgttgatgtga
- the LOC133949670 gene encoding coxsackievirus and adenovirus receptor-like isoform X3, whose translation MLLEEVSFLLLLCLSAAADQTTVKPGDDATLQCHCPNDAVVTLLEWTRLEQKSDSYVFFYRNNRLYEDYQDPSFRGRVELRDPEMKDGDVSVTLKNVTVNDTGTYKCQIISKTENGKVTKFSSLVSLNVTDSGPSDPLAEGNKDEGNKDEGNNGGGNEELV comes from the exons ATGTTGCTGGAGGAAGTTTCGTTcttgctgctcctctgtctctctgcagctgcag atcaAACAACTGTGAAGCCTGGAGACGATGCCACTCTTCAGTGTCACTGTCCCAATGATGCTGTCGTCACGCTGTTAGAGTGGACCAGACTGGAGCAGAAGTCAGATAGTTACGTGTTCTTCTACCGGAACAACCGGTTGTACGAAGATTATCAGGATCCGTCTTTTCGAGGTCGAGTTGAGCTGAGAGATCCAGAGATGAAGGACGGAGACGTGTCTGTGACTTTGAAGAACGTCACCGTCAATGATACTGGAACGTACAAGTGTCAAATTATCAGCAAAACAGAGAATGGCAAAGTAACTAAGTTCAGCAGCCTCGTCAGCCTGAATGTCACAGACTCAG GCCCCTCAGATCCACTGGCTGAAGGAAACAAGGATGAAGGAAACAAGGATGAAGGAAACAATGGTGGAGGAAACGAGGAACTTGTT TGa
- the LOC133949670 gene encoding coxsackievirus and adenovirus receptor-like isoform X1 yields MLLEEVSFLLLLCLSAAADQTTVKPGDDATLQCHCPNDAVVTLLEWTRLEQKSDSYVFFYRNNRLYEDYQDPSFRGRVELRDPEMKDGDVSVTLKNVTVNDTGTYKCQIISKTENGKVTKFSSLVSLNVTDSGPSDPLAEGNKDEGNKDEGNNGGGNEELVVIVACLTVAVVLLIIIVVVFIKYKMRPNTEKKEKGRWTSCDTNKPHEPMC; encoded by the exons ATGTTGCTGGAGGAAGTTTCGTTcttgctgctcctctgtctctctgcagctgcag atcaAACAACTGTGAAGCCTGGAGACGATGCCACTCTTCAGTGTCACTGTCCCAATGATGCTGTCGTCACGCTGTTAGAGTGGACCAGACTGGAGCAGAAGTCAGATAGTTACGTGTTCTTCTACCGGAACAACCGGTTGTACGAAGATTATCAGGATCCGTCTTTTCGAGGTCGAGTTGAGCTGAGAGATCCAGAGATGAAGGACGGAGACGTGTCTGTGACTTTGAAGAACGTCACCGTCAATGATACTGGAACGTACAAGTGTCAAATTATCAGCAAAACAGAGAATGGCAAAGTAACTAAGTTCAGCAGCCTCGTCAGCCTGAATGTCACAGACTCAG GCCCCTCAGATCCACTGGCTGAAGGAAACAAGGATGAAGGAAACAAGGATGAAGGAAACAATGGTGGAGGAAACGAGGAACTTGTTGTAATTGTGGCTTGTCTGACTGTTGCTGTCGtgttacttattattattgttgtcgttttcataaaatataagatgagaccaaacacagagaaaaaagagaagggaCGCTGGACTtcatgtgacacaaacaaaccacatgAGCCAATGTGTTGA
- the LOC133949670 gene encoding coxsackievirus and adenovirus receptor-like isoform X2: MLLEEVSFLLLLCLSAAADQTTVKPGDDATLQCHCPNDAVVTLLEWTRLEQKSDSYVFFYRNNRLYEDYQDPSFRGRVELRDPEMKDGDVSVTLKNVTVNDTGTYKCQIISKTENGKVTKFSSLVSLNVTDSGPSDPLAEGNKDEGNKDEGNNGGGNEELV; encoded by the exons ATGTTGCTGGAGGAAGTTTCGTTcttgctgctcctctgtctctctgcagctgcag atcaAACAACTGTGAAGCCTGGAGACGATGCCACTCTTCAGTGTCACTGTCCCAATGATGCTGTCGTCACGCTGTTAGAGTGGACCAGACTGGAGCAGAAGTCAGATAGTTACGTGTTCTTCTACCGGAACAACCGGTTGTACGAAGATTATCAGGATCCGTCTTTTCGAGGTCGAGTTGAGCTGAGAGATCCAGAGATGAAGGACGGAGACGTGTCTGTGACTTTGAAGAACGTCACCGTCAATGATACTGGAACGTACAAGTGTCAAATTATCAGCAAAACAGAGAATGGCAAAGTAACTAAGTTCAGCAGCCTCGTCAGCCTGAATGTCACAGACTCAG GCCCCTCAGATCCACTGGCTGAAGGAAACAAGGATGAAGGAAACAAGGATGAAGGAAACAATGGTGGAGGAAACGAGGAACTTGTT
- the LOC133949670 gene encoding coxsackievirus and adenovirus receptor-like isoform X5: MLLEEVSFLLLLCLSAAADQTTVKPGDDATLQCHCPNDAVVTLLEWTRLEQKSDSYVFFYRNNRLYEDYQDPSFRGRVELRDPEMKDGDVSVTLKNVTVNDTGTYKCQIISKTENGKVTKFSSLVSLNVTDSGPSDPLAEGNKDEGNKDEGNNVKSVLVLM; this comes from the exons ATGTTGCTGGAGGAAGTTTCGTTcttgctgctcctctgtctctctgcagctgcag atcaAACAACTGTGAAGCCTGGAGACGATGCCACTCTTCAGTGTCACTGTCCCAATGATGCTGTCGTCACGCTGTTAGAGTGGACCAGACTGGAGCAGAAGTCAGATAGTTACGTGTTCTTCTACCGGAACAACCGGTTGTACGAAGATTATCAGGATCCGTCTTTTCGAGGTCGAGTTGAGCTGAGAGATCCAGAGATGAAGGACGGAGACGTGTCTGTGACTTTGAAGAACGTCACCGTCAATGATACTGGAACGTACAAGTGTCAAATTATCAGCAAAACAGAGAATGGCAAAGTAACTAAGTTCAGCAGCCTCGTCAGCCTGAATGTCACAGACTCAG GCCCCTCAGATCCACTGGCTGAAGGAAACAAGGATGAAGGAAACAAGGATGAAGGAAACAATG
- the LOC133950307 gene encoding uncharacterized protein LOC133950307 — MGQTCEVKLLLLMSSLCCSTNPAVVTLSPSSSQFFRRDFVSFSCEDDHSSAGWTLRRNTSRGTRKECEDWGRRVASSCVIDSVVPLDSGVYWCESTEGGASTYINITVTDDPVILQSPVLPVEEGEDVTLICKTKRAPFNLSADFYKDGTFVRTTPTGHMTIHLVSKSDEGAYKCDIRGRGESPPAWLFVTGQEVKGGVVLLEPSLTLLFIIHIVVSSPYVLSTLLLVSICRQRPTGKTPPVSLTAPPPGEDEEGLEYDDVDADVTTEHRFCADVIALLQHEPRRVEPLNGFELISTAVVTLSPSSSQFFREDFVSFSCEDDHSSAGWTVRRNTSTGTRKECKDWGRQVASSCVIDTAVPLDSGVYWCESTEGGASNYVNITVTDDPVILQSPVLPVEEGEDITLICKTKTPPFNLSADFYKDGTFIRTTPTGHMTIHLVSKSDEGAYKCDIRGRGESAPAWLFVTVQEVKGKPTSLLPPYITYIIPSIAGLVILVVLVLLVRCCVRRKPEECDPNDVSLQPEGTMEINRVAATQGDNVTYGQIMIRPFTSRVLVLILVLVLVLVLVLVLVLFQLSVLILVLPLILKINQSRRSFTRHCGPNNDDLLPPSLFHHRRRVLSPVMFQNNQPTV, encoded by the exons ATGGGACAAACATGTGAGGTGAAGCTGCTCT tgctgATGTCATCGCTCTGCTGCAGCACGAACCCAG CTGTAGTGACTCTGAGTCCCAGCAGCTCTCAGTTCTTCAGAAGGGACTTCGTCTCTTTTAGCTGTGAGGACGACCACAGCTCGGCTGGATGGACGCTGAGGAGGAACACGAGCAGAGGCACCAGGAAGGAGTGTGAAGACTGGGGGAGACGAGTTGCTTCTTCCTGTGTCATCGACAGTGTCGTTCCATTAGACAGTGGAGTTTACTGGTGTGAGTCCACAGAGGGAGGAGCAAGTACCTACATCAACATCACTGTGACTG ATGATCCAGTGATCCTGCAGAGTCCCGTCCTCccagtggaggagggagaggacgtCACTCTGATCTGTAAAACTAAGAGGGCGCCCTTCAACCTCTCGGCTGATTTCTATAAAGATGGCACTTTTGTCAGGACGACGcccacaggtcacatgaccatccACCTTGTCTCCAAGTCTGATGAAGGAGCCTACAAGTGTGACATCAGAGGCCGGGGAGAGTCTCCACCCGCCTGGCTGTTTGTCACAGGtcaagaggtcaaag GAGGAGTCGTCCTCTTGGAACCCTCCCTCACCTTGTTATTCATCATCCACATCGTGGTCAGCTCGCCATACGTCCTCTCCACGCTGCTCCTGGTGTCCATTTGCCGACAGAGGCCCACAG GAAAGACCCCGCCTGTTTCCCTGACAGCGCCCCCACCTGGCGAGGATGAGGAAGGATTGGAGTATGACGATGTTGACGCTGATGTCACCACCGAGCATCGCTTCTG tgctgATGTCATCGCTCTGCTGCAGCACGAACCCAG ACGTGTTGAACCATTGAATGGGTTTGAATTGATTTCTACAGCTGTAGTGACTCTGAGTCCCAGCAGCTCTCAGTTCTTCAGAGAGGACTTCGTCTCTTTTAGCTGTGAGGACGACCACAGCTCGGCTGGATGGACGGTGAGGAGGAACACGAGCACAGGCACCAGGAAGGAGTGTAAAGACTGGGGGAGACAAGTTGCTTCTTCCTGTGTCATCGACACGGCCGTTCCATTAGACAGTGGAGTTTACTGGTGTGAGTCCACAGAGGGAGGAGCAAGTAACTACGTCAACATCACTGTGACTG ATGATCCAGTGATCCTGCAGAGTCCCGTCCTCccggtggaggagggagaggacatcACTCTGATCTGTAAAACTAAGACGCCGCCCTTCAACCTCTCGGCTGATTTCTATAAAGATGGCACTTTTATCAGGACGACGcccacaggtcacatgaccatccATCTTGTCTCCAAGTCTGATGAAGGAGCCTACAAGTGTGACATCAGAGGCCGGGGAGAGTCTGCACCCGCCTGGCTGTTTGTCACAGTtcaggaggtcaaag GGAAACCGACATCTCTTCTACCACCCTACATTACCTACATTATCCCATCCATCGCTGGTTTGGTAATTCTGGTTGTTCTGGTGCTACTGGTGAGATGCTGCGTCCGGAGGAAACCTGAGG AGTGTGATCCAAACGATGTCAGTCTTCAACCAGAAGGGACGATGG AGATAAATCGAGTTGCAGCGACACAAGGGGACAACGTCACATATGGACAAATAATGATCCGACCATTCACCAGCAGAG TTCTTGTTCtgatcctggtcctggtcctggtcctggtcctggtcctggtcctggtcctatTCCAACTTTCGGTCCTGATCCTAGTTCTCCCCTTGATTCTT aagATCAACCAGAGCCGGAGGTCATTTACTCGTCACTGCGGTCCAAACAATGACGACCTGCTGCCGCCATCTTTATTCCATCACAGGAGGCGTGTCCTAAGTCCAGTTATGTTtcaaaacaaccaaccaactgTTTGA
- the LOC133949669 gene encoding programmed cell death 1 ligand 1-like encodes MLLVEVSFLLLLCLSAAADQQGTTVKPGDDATLQCHCPSDAAITLLEWTRQEQKSDDYVFFCRNNRLIEDYQHQSFRGRVELRDPEMKDGDVSVTLKNVTVNDAGTYKCQIISITENGKVTKFSDLVSLNVTDSAHSAPRKMAEGNKDEGDKDEGDNGGGNEDGRKIQELVIAPFLTVAVLLLIFIAVVFIRYKMRTNKDKKEKDAGLHEPMC; translated from the exons ATGTTGCTGGTGGAAGTTTCgttcctgcttctcctctgtctctctgcagctgcag atcaGCAGGGGACAACAGTGAAGCCTGGAGACGATGCAACTCTTCAGTGTCACTGTCCCAGCGATGCTGCCATCACTCTGTTAGAGTGGACCAGACAGGAACAGAAGTCAGATGATTACGTGTTCTTCTGCCGGAACAACCGGTTGATTGAAGATTACCAGCATCAGTCTTTTCGAGGTCGAGTGGAGCTGAGAGATCCAGAGATGAAGGACGGAGACGTGTCTGTGACTTTGAAGAACGTCACCGTCAATGATGCTGGAACGTACAAGTGTCAAATTATCAGCATAACAGAGAATGGCAAAGTAACTAAGTTCAGCGACCTCGTCAGCCTGAATGTCACAGACTCAG CTCATTCAGCTCCACGCAAGATGGCTGAAGGAAACAAGGATGAAGGAGACAAGGATGAAGGAGACAATGGTGGAGGAAACGAGGATGGGAGAAAGATTCAGGAACTTGTAATTGCGCCTTTTCTGACAGTTGCTGTCCTGTTACTTATTTTTATTGCTGTCGTCTTTATAAGATATAAGATgagaacaaacaaagacaaaaaagagaagGACGCTGGACTTCATGAGCCAATGTGTTGA
- the LOC133949635 gene encoding sialoadhesin-like has translation MKTTLLLLLTFVTWTSADNRAVASLTPDRSQSFEYKDVTVKCEHKDSDDWTVWRITTKDLQMSQCWQGWGTQATPTCDMKTVKQPTSGVYWCQSKHGQSSNALNITVTAGPVILQSPVLPVAAGEMVTLFCKTKNAAYNPPAFFYKNGARIGTIAAGHMTIHNFSKSDEGAYKCDITGLGESPPAWLLMKDDSEPASLSASPDSSQLSEYENLSLNCGSDSSFHDWTIKRFTNETKKLSSCGDDWGKTTSSGCIVQTVKQLDSAIYWCESPARQRSNSINITVYDGPVILQSPVLPVEEGDNVTLICKTKRPPFNLSADFYKDGTFVRTTPTGHMTIHLVSKSDEGAYKCDIRGRGESPPAWLFVTGREVRGGVVLLEPSLTLLVIIHIVVSSPYVLSTLLLVSICRQRPTEKAPPVSPTAPPPGEDEEELGYEDVDADVTTEHRF, from the exons ATGAAGACGACGCTGCTCTTGCTCC TGACGTTTGTCACATGGACGTCTGCCGACAATCGAG ccGTGGCGTCCCTCACTCCTGACAGGTCTCAGTCTTTTGAGTACAAGGACGTCACAGTGAAATGTGAACACAAGGACTCCGATGATTGGACAGTGTGGAGAATCACCACGAAAGA TTTACAGATGTCCCAGTGCTGGCAGGGCTGGGGGACTCAGGCGACCCCCACCTGTGACATGAAGACGGTCAAACAGCCAACCAGTGGAGTTTACTGGTGTCAATCAAAACACGGACAAAGCAGCAACGCTCTCAACATCACCGTCACTG CTGGTCCAGTGATCCTGCAGAGTCCCGTCCTCCCGGTGGCGGCTGGAGAGATGGTCACTCTGTTCTGTAAAACTAAGAATGCTGCCTACAACCCCCCGGCTTTTTTCTATAAAAATGGCGCCCGCATCGGGACCATAGCcgcaggtcacatgaccattcacaACTTCTCCAAGTCTGATGAAGGAGCCTAcaagtgtgacatcacaggccTGGGAGAGTCTCCACCCGCCTGGCTGCTGATGAAAG ATGATTCGGAGCCGGCGTCTCTGTCGGCGTCTCCAGACTCGTCTCAGCTGAGCGAGTACGAGAACCTGTCTCTGAACTGCGGCAGTGACAGCAGCTTTCATGATTGGACCATCAAGAGGTTCACTAACGAAACCAAGAAGTTGTCCAGCTGTGGAGACGACTGGGGGAAGACCACGTCCTCTGGCTGCATCGTGCAAACAGTCAAGCAGCTGGACAGCGCCATCTACTGGTGTGAGTCGCCTGCTCGGCAGAGGAGCAACTCCATCAACATCACAGTTTACG ATGGTCCAGTGATCCTGCAGAGTCCCGTCCTCCCggtggaggagggggacaaCGTCACTCTGATCTGTAAAACTAAGAGGCCGCCCTTCAACCTCTCGGCTGATTTCTATAAAGATGGCACTTTTGTCAGGACGACGcccacaggtcacatgaccatccACCTTGTCTCCAAGTCTGATGAAGGAGCCTACAAGTGTGACATCAGAGGCCGGGGAGAGTCTCCACCCGCCTGGCTGTTTGTCACAGGtcgggaggtcagag GTGGAGTCGTCCTCTTGGAACCCTCCCTCACCTTGTTAGTCATCATCCACATCGTGGTCAGCTCGCCATACGTCCTCTCCACGCTGCTCCTGGTGTCCATTTGCCGACAGAGGCCCACAG AAAAGGCCCCGCCTGTTTCCCCGACAGCGCCCCCACCTGGCGAGGATGAGGAAGAATTGGGGTACGAGGATGTTGATGCTGACGTCACCACCGAGCATCGCTTCTGA